In Vibrio kanaloae, the genomic stretch ATTCCTTAATCTGTGCTGCATCAGATTTGCCGGCAAGCATTGCTTCAGAGCGTCCTTCATAGAATCTAGGCGCGACTTGTTTACCAATTAGCATCGAAGAAAGCGGATATTGCACCACACGGCGAGCTTTATCACTTTGATCATTGAAGCGAATATCGAGCTGTTGGCCGCCTTGTCCAATGAGCGCTACCGACTCTTTTTGTAAACGATCTTCTTTGTCTAACGTCCACACATACCCATCTCGGGTCATCGCGCTCAGAGGTACGCTTACTACGTCATCTTTTAGACCTAAGTTAACCACGGCTTGAATCTGCTGATTCGGAAACAGTCTTGGCTTGTTTTGGTAAGGGTCTTCAACCAAGAGTACCACCTGTCTTTGACGAGTCACCGAATCCACTTCCGGAGACACATAGCGCACCTTCGCCGGCCATTGATTCCCAGAACGACTGACGACACGAATACTTGGCTTAACTAAGGCGGCTTGTACTTGTTGCCAGTGCATTTCAGAGATAGGCAGCTCAATATCAATCGAATCACTGGCAGCTAATTCAAAGGTCACTTGCCCCGACTCTATCCACTCTCTCGGGCTAATGTGGCGTTTCATGATGACCGCATCAAAAGGCGCGGTAATCACCGACTCTTCCAGTAGTTTCCGCGCGCTTATGTAAGCCTGTTTTGCTTGTTTTAGATTTGCTTTCGCTGCAAGTAATTGAGGCTCTCTGCGAGCAAAGGATGAACTTGTTTTTGAGTTAAGCATTTTGAGAGCGACCGTTTGCTCATGCTTAGCCTGTTTCAACTCAAGTTCCGCTTGTTTCAATGCACTTAACGCTTG encodes the following:
- a CDS encoding efflux RND transporter periplasmic adaptor subunit, producing MRFKKPLSVLVGCAAIFVALVVVDELEPEAVEPVKKQAVLAPVSVLEVTPSQHESTLTVLGLTAARWPIQLKASRSAQLKWLNENIEPGKLVSKGDVLARLDTSAVDANLAQALSALKQAELELKQAKHEQTVALKMLNSKTSSSFARREPQLLAAKANLKQAKQAYISARKLLEESVITAPFDAVIMKRHISPREWIESGQVTFELAASDSIDIELPISEMHWQQVQAALVKPSIRVVSRSGNQWPAKVRYVSPEVDSVTRQRQVVLLVEDPYQNKPRLFPNQQIQAVVNLGLKDDVVSVPLSAMTRDGYVWTLDKEDRLQKESVALIGQGGQQLDIRFNDQSDKARRVVQYPLSSMLIGKQVAPRFYEGRSEAMLAGKSDAAQIKESN